From a single Ornithorhynchus anatinus isolate Pmale09 chromosome 4, mOrnAna1.pri.v4, whole genome shotgun sequence genomic region:
- the RRM2B gene encoding ribonucleoside-diphosphate reductase subunit M2 B isoform X2, which produces MGDGGGPEVDLSKDLPHWNKLKSEEKYFISHILAFFAASDGIVNENLVERFSQEVQVPEARCFYGFQILIENVHSEMYSLLIDTYIKDPKKREFLFNAIETMPFVKKKADWSLRWIADRQSTFGERVVAFAAVEGIFFSGSFAAIFWLKKRGLMPGLTFSNELISRDEGLHCDFACLMFQYLVKKPSEDKVKEIIIDAVEIEQEFLTEALPVGLIGMNCTLMKQYIEFVADRLLVELGFSKVFHSDNPFDFMENISLEGKTNFFEKRVSEYQRFAVMSETTDNVFTLDADF; this is translated from the exons GTTGACTTATCAAAGGATCTTCCTCACTGGAACAAGCTGAAATCAGAGGAGAAATATTTTATCTCTCATATCTTGGCATTTTTTGCAGCGAGCGATGGAATTGTAAATGAAAATTTG GTGGAACGCTTTAGTCAGGAGGTGCAAGTTCCAGAAGCTCGCTGCTTTTATGGCTTTCAGATTCTTATCGAGAATGTTCACTCGGAAATGTACAGTTTGCTAATAGATACTTATATCAAAGATCCCAAGAAAAG AGAATTCTTATTCAACGCAATTGAAACAATGCCCTTTGTCAAGAAGAAAGCAGATTGGTCTCTGCGATGGATAGCAGACAGGCAATCCACTTTTG gggaaagagtggtTGCCTTTGCGGCTGTGGAAGGAATCTTCTTCTCCGGATCCTTTGCTGCCATATTTTGGCTGAAGAAGAGGGGTCTTATGCCTGGATTAACTTTCTCTAATGAACTCATAAGCCGAGACGAG GGCCTTCACTGTGATTTTGCTTGCCTGATGTTTCAGTACTTAGTGAAGAAACCTTCGGAAGATAAGGTCAAGGAGATCATTATTGATGCAGTTGAAATTGAGCAG GAGTTTTTAACAGAAGCTTTACCAGTTGGTCTGATCGGAATGAATTGCACTTTGATGAAACAGTACATTGAATTTGTGGCAGATCGATTACTTGTGGAACTTGGATTCTCAAAG GTCTTTCATTCCGACAATCCATTTGACTTCATGGAGAATATTTctttagaagggaagacaaatTTCTTTGAGAAACGAGTCTCTGAGTATCAGCGTTTTGCAGTAATGTCAGAAACAACAGACAATGTCTTCACCTTGGATGCagatttttaa